The segment aatcttcatattttgtaaatttttaaacttagttaaaattataataacacaaaacttaagaaaaaattataattgtcataaatattttcttttccttttatgtaatacttttatataagtaataatatgaatagaatctatcaaataatatattagaataataattatataattttatacatttaaaactttaaatataatcaaaatatacatgtatttatatattgacggatcggatcggatattcgcttcccaaaattttaatatttgtgatttgcttcgattttgacggatattgaattttagtatttgctttgcttcgaaagcttacggatattcggaattttcggatcgaatagcaacgaataacgaatcgaatcaaatttaacggataaaatgcccagccctagtgGTAGGTATTTAACGATTTTTATGTGGGTTAACAGtttaactcataaatcatcggTAAATCATCACAACAACGACGTTCATATGTGGGATATCTACCTATGGAGCTTGTCGcagattttatgattattttattaaatatactaGGGATTtgccggcgctacgcgccggttTTGCTACTATAGTATATCCGTGCTTCACgcagattattattattttattattatttgttattttatatttttttaattgaattattattttatattgttattttatatttgtattggatacatacaatatttttaaaactcgaTTTAGACACTGACCTGGATTAGTAATGAGCTTTATCAATGACCTAAACAGAGAACCACTGAAGTCTAAGAAATAGTTTTCCAAGACTACTTGATTTCTCAAATACATAATGCTCTTAGCTCATCAAGAAGGTGCGAGTCATGTGAccaaacataaactaaaaagatctttagaaaatgttttcttaaGCCTACTTGACATCTCAAATACACAATGCTCTTTATCATCACTGATTTCTTCCATTGAAACCTACAACATTGAGTTTAAACTTTCCTTCCATTGAAAACTCATGTTTAGAAGTGTCACTATACAAAAGAATGTGTTGAAAAAAAAgcaatctaatatttttattgaaaaactATATGATAcattgaaataatattataataaaattttcggTTAGTCAAGtggtttaagttttgtttaGGTTTGACATTTGAATGAgatgattttttcaaaaatctatttttttccatGATGGAAAATAGCTTTATCAATGACTTGGAAAATAATTTCTTGGACTTTGGTGGTTGTTCCGTGGACGACGTGGAGGGTTACCAAACGGACTCCTATCACGTTCTTTGTTGCTTGATCTCCCGCTCACTCGATCCATCGATTCAGCCGAGTTCGGTTCCCACGAAGAGGACGTTGAGTAACCCTTACGTTGAACCACACAGCTACTTCCCGTGATATTGTTGCTTCCGGAAGATTCTTGCTCCTCCATGTCCTCCACGGAAGAACCACCTCTTTTAACAGTCATGTACTTCTCTAAGTTTGGCTCCATTAGATCCGCTTTCTTCATTGCTGCTGATGTGAAATTGTTGAGCTCGGTTCTTTGGTGTTTATTCGTAGTGGAGTGAAGGTCTGAAACTGCTTCAAAGATGGAGCAGGCTTTGGACAAAGATGAGCTTATGGCATTGACATTCTTCAGTTGGAAAGTTTTGAATGTCTTCTAAAAGCAAACTGCGTAAGATGCTGGTGCATTGTTATTGTTGTCGATGTGGTTTAAGAGCAATGCTTCAGGACTGAAATCGAAATCAAATCACGTGACTTCCTCAATGATCTGCTCCTGCTCATAATTGGAGGCTTAGGGATTTCAGTTCCTGACACCACTATCTTACACTCTTCCACTGCCTTTGCTGCTCCTTGGTAACACAACTCGGGCTTGCGCTTCTGCGGATTGGAGCTTGAGTACCCTTTTTAGCATTCACCTTCTGAAACACAAACATTATCAAAACACATTTACATTCCAATAATACCAAGTTCTTGATTGTGAAGCATGGACATCAACAACAATACAAACACTTGATTGGATTCATTACTGCATAGCTATGAAATTCATACATGGGCCTTGAGATTGACATATTCATTGTCTCtgttcatcatcttcttgttGCAGTTAGTGTTACCATGAGGTTGTGGGTACGCCAAAGTGTTTGGATCAATCTCCCCCAATGGGTTCCTCCTGTACGGACAATGTTCCATTTTCCTCATGAGCTTCGACGGGGAAGGCTGAGCGTGCTGCTTGTGTTAACCGCCGCTCTTACCGGAGACGAGCTCTAAGAGATGCCGCTCTCGCCGGCGACTGTGACCTCGGAGACTCCACGTTTCTCTTGACAGTAATCCGTTTGATAGACGCATCTACGTTGTTATTGCTCTTCTCCATAACCCACAAAGCTTTATCCGTAGCAGGAACCGAAACGACCTTGGCAGGTCTATTGTTGTTACTCGAATTTACAGAACTGCCACTGCCGGTGCATGAATTAGGGTTATTAGGGTTTATCTCCGATCTTCTTCCCTGAGATCTGCTTACTCGTCTACTACCACTCTCCCTCTCTCTACTTCCCGATCGATAGCTTTCCGAATCTTCCCTTTCTATGCTTGGAGTTCGTCCCTCCGTTCCCGAGGCGACTCTCCCCCGCTTTGGCGCTGCCGATGAATCCGCcgctcagcttcttcttcttctcctccgtCTTCCACATCAGCTTATTTGGCGTCACCGTTTTTGTCGTATCAAGAGGAAATCGTAAAGGTCATAGACGACCAGAAACTTCAATGAATATGGGCCAGCATTATAAAATTAGAAACCCATTAATTGAATTAGAATAAGAAACACAAAAACCGGCCTGCATTGAAACGAAACAAAACGTTTAATAAGGACACGTGGCGTTTTTCCCCCAAAGGAGAAAAAAAGCCTACTTTATTAGTTAAGATATGGTCACAGTCACATTTGGTCCACAAAACATCGTTCTCATCCCTATATACTAAATCACAAGTCACCTAACCAACAAAATTTTGACATGTGgattatgtttttcaaaaaaaattaattaaaaatctgaacatttacaaaatcaatttatttagaaaaataactGCCTAACCAAAAGACTTCAACGAGACCACTATCCCTAATTTTATGGCACAATTTCAGTTGTTTAATTTTCTGTATAATTTTCAAGTAACTAATTTTTATCtatcttctctctttttcttaatcttttCATATCTTCACCATTTTAGCAATAAAAATCAATGATCATTGCTGGCAGAAAAATCAATAGAGCATTACAACTACTTTTTATTCAAATTCATTTTTCTTTGCTTCTCAAAATAATACTCTTTTATTCTTTgttgtttgattcattttgttttttttaaggATTATT is part of the Raphanus sativus cultivar WK10039 chromosome 5, ASM80110v3, whole genome shotgun sequence genome and harbors:
- the LOC130494647 gene encoding uncharacterized protein At1g65710-like, which gives rise to AADSSAAPKRGRVASGTEGRTPSIEREDSESYRSGSRERESGSRRVSRSQGRRSEINPNNPNSCTGSGSSVNSSNNNRPAKVVSVPATDKALWVMEKSNNNVDASIKRITVKRNVESPRSQSPARAASLRARLR